One genomic segment of Clavelina lepadiformis chromosome 3, kaClaLepa1.1, whole genome shotgun sequence includes these proteins:
- the LOC143449389 gene encoding microfibril-associated glycoprotein 4-like: protein MKRSSKSTMERRMILLLLVVCYVTMTYSQQCRQVMTTVCDDEVSNSRMQKGDKGDTGRSGKAGSPEVNGEVGEKGMQGDSCALGSLGTDIISRLAKIEKLLSPPSTTTTTTTIVATTSASRVTSCATSSSNGDQVLTSGVEVCCEDGWTVFQRRIDGTVSFQRGWDDYANGFGQVDGEFWLGLHNIHEMTRGGGCRLKIELRDFDGNQRHANYSSFSVDSAEKSYRLLISGYSGNAGDGMSYHNNKPFSAWDRDNDLHRTLNCASHYGGNQGWWFGDCLASSSALNGVWMRESTGTAHGVVWELWKGWHEPLKATNMKFRCD from the exons ATGAAAAGATCTTCAAAGTCAACAATGGAAAGAAGAATGATACTTTTGCTACTTGtagtttgttacgtcacaatgacctACTCGCAACAATGTCGTCAAGTCATGACTACTGTTTGTGATGATGAGGTCTCCAACTCCAGGATGCAGAAAGGAGACAAAGGTGATACCGGAAGATCAGGTAAAGCCGGAAGTCCGGAAGTCAACGGGGAAGTCGGAGAGAAGGGGATGCAAGGTGATTCGTGCGCTCTGGGGTCGCTAGGGACCGACATAATCTCCAGACTGGCAA AAATCGAGAAACTTCTTTCACCTCCCAGCACCACGACAACGACTACCACTATTGTTGCCACGACATCAGCATCAAGAGTTACGTCATGTGCTACGTCATCAAGCAACGGAGACCAAGTTTTGACGAGTGGGGTTGAAGTTTGTTGCGAGGATGGATGGACG GTTTTTCAAAGACGAATCGATGGAACTGTTAGTTTCCAACGAGGATGGGACGACTACGCGAACGGTTTTGGGCAGGTTGATGGGGAATTTTGGCTGG GACTTCACAACATCCACGAAATGACGCGAGGAGGAGGATGCAGACTCAAGATAGAGCTGAGGGACTTCGATGGAAACCAACGTCACGCAAATTATAG TTCATTTTCTGTCGATTCTGCTGAAAAATCATATCGGCTTCTTATTTCCGGTTATAGCGGAAACGCTGGAGATGGTATGTCGTATCATAATAATAAACCATTTTCTGCGTGGGACAGGGACAATGATTTGCA TCGTACACTTAACTGCGCATCACACTATGGCGGAAATCAAGGTTGGTGGTTTGGAGATTGTCTCGCCAGCAGTTCTGCATTGAACGGTGTATGGATGCGCGAATCAACAGGAACAGCTCATGGCGTCGTCTGGGAACTTTGGAAAGGTTGGCACGAGCCACTAAAGGCCACCAACATGAAATTTCGTTgtgattaa
- the LOC143449363 gene encoding microfibril-associated glycoprotein 4-like has translation MKRSSKSTMERRMILLLLVVCYVTMTYSQQCRQVMTTVCDDEVSNSRMQKGDKGDTGRSGKAGSPEVNGEVGEKGMQGDSCALGSLGTDIISRLAKIEKLLSPPSTTTTTTTIVATTSASRVTSCATSSSNGDQVLTSGVEVYCEDGWTVFQRRIDGTVSFQRGWDDYANGFGQVDGEFWLGLHNIHEMTRGGGCRLKIELWDFDGNQRHANYSSFSVDSAEKSYRLLISGYSGNAGDGMSYHNNKPFSAWDRDNDLHRTLNCASHYGGNQGWWFGDCLASSSALNGVWMRESTGTAHGVVWELWKGWHEPLKATNMKFRCD, from the exons ATGAAAAGATCTTCAAAGTCAACAATGGAAAGAAGAATGATACTTTTGCTACTTGtagtttgttacgtcacaatgacctACTCGCAACAATGTCGTCAAGTCATGACTACTGTTTGTGATGATGAGGTCTCCAACTCCAGGATGCAGAAAGGAGACAAAGGTGATACCGGAAGATCAGGTAAAGCCGGAAGTCCGGAAGTCAACGGGGAAGTCGGAGAGAAGGGGATGCAAGGTGATTCGTGCGCTCTGGGGTCGCTTGGAACTGACATAATCTCCAGACTGGCAA AAATCGAGAAACTTCTTTCACCTCCCAGCACCACGACAACGACTACCACTATTGTTGCCACGACATCAGCATCAAGAGTTACGTCATGTGCTACGTCATCAAGCAACGGAGACCAAGTTTTGACGAGTGGGGTTGAAGTTTATTGCGAGGATGGATGGACG GTTTTTCAAAGACGAATCGATGGAACTGTTAGTTTCCAACGAGGATGGGACGACTACGCGAACGGTTTTGGGCAGGTTGATGGGGAATTTTGGTTGG GACTTCACAACATCCACGAGATGACGCGAGGAGGAGGATGCAGACTCAAGATAGAGCTGTGGGACTTCGATGGAAACCAACGTCACGCAAATTATAG ttcaTTTTCTGTCGATTCTGCTGAAAAATCATATCGGCTTCTTATTTCCGGTTATAGCGGAAACGCTGGAGATGGTATGTCGTATCATAATAATAAACCATTTTCTGCGTGGGACAGGGACAATGATTTGCA TCGTACACTTAACTGCGCATCACACTATGGCGGAAATCAAGGTTGGTGGTTTGGAGATTGTCTCGCCAGCAGTTCTGCATTGAACGGTGTATGGATGCGCGAATCAACAGGAACAGCTCATGGCGTCGTCTGGGAACTTTGGAAAGGTTGGCACGAGCCACTAAAGGCCACCAACATGAAATTTCGTTgtgattaa